From a region of the Nocardioides ginsengisegetis genome:
- a CDS encoding MarR family winged helix-turn-helix transcriptional regulator yields the protein METRWLTEDERAAWLRLVAVVELLPGVLDSQLRESSGLTHFEYFVLAMLSEEPERTLRMTSLAQRTNATLPRLSHVVRRLEERGMVERFPCPEDGRATNARLTSTGWDAVVAAAPGHVDNVRRHVLDPLTPAQVEQLREIGAALLTRLDPDGRLSGLYDPDRSGV from the coding sequence ATGGAGACCCGATGGTTGACCGAGGACGAGAGGGCCGCGTGGCTGCGGCTGGTGGCGGTCGTCGAGCTGCTCCCCGGGGTGCTGGACTCCCAGCTGCGGGAGAGCTCGGGACTGACGCACTTCGAGTACTTCGTGCTCGCGATGCTCTCCGAGGAGCCGGAGCGGACCCTGCGGATGACCTCCCTCGCGCAACGCACCAACGCCACGCTGCCGCGGCTCTCGCACGTCGTGCGCCGTCTGGAGGAGCGGGGCATGGTGGAGCGCTTCCCCTGCCCCGAGGACGGGCGGGCCACGAACGCACGGCTCACCTCCACCGGGTGGGACGCCGTGGTGGCGGCCGCCCCCGGGCACGTCGACAACGTACGCCGCCACGTGCTCGACCCGCTCACGCCGGCCCAGGTGGAGCAGTTGCGGGAGATCGGCGCGGCCCTCCTGACGCGGCTTGACCCGGACGGGCGGCTGAGCGGGCTCTACGACCCCGACCGGAGCGGCGTCTGA
- a CDS encoding luciferase family protein yields the protein MSAATFAPPVVATHGSTDPTAPLVVLLHGRGSNENDIVGLAAHLPVGPAYAAVRAPIAEAGGFAWFANRGIGRPVADSLRSTMDWFRSWLDLVAPAGRPVVLVGFSGGAAFAGGLVLDDPARYAGAAILYGTLPFDAGLATEPGRLANLPVFVAQGDGDHVIPRELLDRTWSYLLSESGAPTVALRQPGGHQLTAEAVHQLGDWLLHRIAFVDHGTATPAGPPTDVAWPTLPGGVLPERRGDRPEVSWTIPQQQETQNAPAELQERLFDQVRQLAGVEVGPSRISVPGARGFTLREGSPDEQAFLVPQVGEFAHLHPAYDGSLHVVLPTDLAADVSIRGWGRPHMWAGTRLSPGFMLIHGPRDDDELAVVLGIVAASHAYATGTPA from the coding sequence ATGAGTGCCGCCACGTTCGCGCCGCCGGTCGTCGCGACCCACGGCAGCACCGACCCGACGGCTCCCCTGGTCGTCCTGCTCCACGGCCGCGGGTCCAACGAGAACGACATCGTCGGACTGGCCGCGCACCTGCCGGTCGGACCGGCCTACGCAGCAGTCCGGGCCCCGATCGCCGAGGCCGGTGGCTTCGCGTGGTTCGCCAACCGCGGCATCGGCCGCCCGGTGGCCGACTCCCTGCGCTCCACCATGGACTGGTTCCGGTCCTGGCTCGACCTCGTCGCCCCGGCCGGCCGCCCGGTCGTCCTGGTCGGCTTCAGCGGCGGCGCCGCCTTCGCCGGCGGCCTCGTCCTCGACGACCCCGCACGGTACGCCGGCGCGGCGATCCTCTACGGCACGTTGCCCTTCGACGCGGGCCTGGCCACCGAGCCCGGCCGGCTGGCGAACCTGCCGGTCTTCGTCGCGCAGGGCGACGGCGACCATGTCATTCCGCGCGAGCTCCTCGACCGGACCTGGTCCTACCTGCTGTCCGAGTCGGGCGCTCCCACGGTGGCGCTGCGGCAGCCGGGCGGCCACCAGCTGACCGCCGAGGCGGTCCACCAGCTCGGCGACTGGCTCCTGCACCGGATCGCGTTCGTCGACCACGGCACCGCGACCCCGGCCGGACCGCCCACCGACGTGGCCTGGCCGACCCTGCCCGGCGGCGTACTTCCCGAGCGGCGCGGTGACCGGCCGGAGGTGTCCTGGACGATCCCGCAGCAGCAGGAGACCCAGAACGCTCCGGCGGAGCTCCAGGAGCGCCTCTTCGACCAGGTCCGGCAGCTGGCCGGCGTGGAGGTCGGCCCGTCGCGCATCTCGGTGCCCGGCGCGCGGGGCTTCACCCTGCGCGAGGGCTCACCGGACGAGCAGGCCTTCCTCGTGCCCCAGGTGGGCGAGTTCGCCCACCTGCACCCGGCGTACGACGGATCACTGCACGTCGTGCTGCCGACCGATCTGGCAGCCGACGTCTCGATCCGGGGCTGGGGACGACCCCACATGTGGGCCGGCACCCGCCTCTCCCCCGGGTTCATGCTGATCCACGGCCCCCGGGACGACGACGAGCTGGCCGTCGTCCTCGGCATCGTCGCGGCCAGCCACGCCTACGCCACCGGCACCCCCGCCTGA
- a CDS encoding CDP-glycerol glycerophosphotransferase family protein encodes MNEVSVIAYFADDPTRTYQLTQWLPVLELLHVQHPVGIVVRDPESATVLRARTALPVFCTPSFPELTDLYAELDAQVVLYCNNSMLNFQSLINGRSLHAHINHGESDKQSMASNNAKAYDRVFVAGEAAVRRHAAGLMEFDERRLVRTGRPQLDLRPEPLLAPSDRRTVLYAPTWEGDAEYNDYTSLDTVGTEVVRAILALPDVRLVYKPHPKVASSVTPAVRQAHRAILDLVAEATLREPGAGHEAIVVGDILAVMPDCDAIVTDVSSVGLDWLYLRTEKPIFLTDRHHDPERLRTEVPVSRCADVVDTVDVAELTALVADRLEHDVHHLARVAMRHHYFDDLQVGDSTTRFLEAVSGLVALRDRLLDAEPSEAEADTA; translated from the coding sequence GTGAATGAGGTCTCCGTCATTGCCTACTTCGCGGACGACCCCACTCGGACCTACCAGCTGACGCAGTGGCTCCCCGTCCTCGAGCTCCTGCACGTCCAGCACCCGGTCGGCATCGTCGTCCGGGATCCGGAGTCCGCGACCGTGCTGCGGGCCAGGACCGCCCTGCCGGTCTTCTGCACGCCCTCGTTCCCCGAGCTGACGGACCTCTACGCCGAGCTCGATGCGCAGGTCGTCCTCTACTGCAACAACTCCATGCTCAACTTCCAGTCGCTCATCAACGGCCGGTCGCTGCACGCCCACATCAACCACGGCGAGAGCGACAAGCAGAGCATGGCGAGCAACAACGCCAAGGCCTACGACCGCGTCTTCGTCGCGGGCGAGGCCGCCGTACGCCGTCACGCGGCCGGGCTGATGGAGTTCGACGAGCGCCGGCTGGTGCGCACGGGGCGGCCCCAGCTCGACCTGCGTCCCGAGCCGCTGCTGGCCCCCAGCGATCGTCGGACCGTCCTCTACGCGCCGACGTGGGAGGGCGACGCGGAGTACAACGACTACACCTCGCTCGACACCGTCGGCACCGAGGTCGTCCGCGCGATCCTGGCGCTGCCGGACGTGCGGCTGGTCTACAAGCCGCACCCCAAGGTGGCCAGCAGCGTGACGCCGGCCGTGCGTCAGGCGCACCGGGCGATCCTGGACCTGGTGGCCGAGGCCACCCTCCGCGAGCCCGGCGCCGGGCACGAGGCGATCGTCGTGGGCGACATCCTCGCGGTGATGCCCGACTGCGACGCCATCGTCACCGACGTCTCCTCCGTCGGCCTCGACTGGCTCTACCTGCGCACCGAGAAGCCGATCTTCCTCACCGACCGGCACCACGACCCGGAGCGCCTCCGCACCGAGGTGCCGGTGAGCCGCTGCGCCGACGTCGTCGACACGGTCGACGTGGCCGAGCTGACCGCCCTCGTCGCGGATCGGCTGGAGCACGACGTCCACCACCTGGCCCGCGTCGCCATGCGCCACCACTACTTCGACGACCTCCAGGTCGGCGACAGCACGACCCGGTTCCTCGAGGCGGTCTCCGGGCTGGTGGCGCTGCGCGACCGGCTGCTGGACGCCGAGCCGTCCGAGGCCGAGGCCGACACCGCCTGA
- a CDS encoding VOC family protein: MTVNAVRLNHAVLFVSDLERSIAFYQQAFDMVIMAREPRANAAFLRLPRSGNHHDLGLFGVGAQPPRPHGSLGLYHLAWQVDTIEELEEARLTLANLGAFTGESSHGATKSVYAHDPDGNEFEVMWMLPRASWGDFQNAAPVDRLDLPGEVRRWAGVRTAAELVPVDPS; the protein is encoded by the coding sequence ATGACCGTCAACGCCGTACGCCTCAACCACGCCGTGCTGTTCGTCTCCGACCTGGAGCGCAGCATCGCCTTCTACCAGCAGGCCTTCGACATGGTGATCATGGCGCGGGAGCCCCGGGCCAACGCGGCCTTCCTGCGCCTGCCCCGGTCCGGCAACCACCACGACCTCGGCCTGTTCGGCGTCGGGGCCCAGCCGCCCCGTCCGCACGGGTCCCTCGGCCTCTACCACCTGGCGTGGCAGGTCGACACGATCGAGGAGCTCGAGGAGGCCCGGCTGACGCTGGCCAACCTCGGCGCCTTCACCGGCGAGTCCAGCCACGGCGCGACCAAGAGCGTCTATGCCCACGACCCGGACGGCAACGAGTTCGAGGTGATGTGGATGCTGCCCCGCGCCAGCTGGGGCGACTTCCAGAACGCCGCTCCCGTCGACCGGCTCGACCTCCCCGGCGAGGTACGCCGGTGGGCCGGCGTCCGGACGGCCGCCGAGCTCGTCCCGGTGGACCCGTCATGA
- a CDS encoding NADPH-dependent F420 reductase → MAHLSILGTGNMGQAIAAVAGRGGHPVQLLGQSDAGTAITGDIVVLAVPYPAVADVIAQRGESLAGKVVVDITNPLNFETFDALVVPADSSAAAQIAAALPQSRVLKAFNTTFAGTLAAGTVGPIPTTVLIAGDDADAKSELAGVITSGGLKAVDAGALSRARELEALGFLQLTLAVGEKVSWTGGLGVVA, encoded by the coding sequence ATGGCACACCTCTCCATCCTCGGGACCGGCAACATGGGCCAGGCCATCGCCGCGGTCGCCGGCCGGGGCGGCCACCCCGTCCAGCTGCTCGGACAGTCCGACGCCGGCACGGCGATCACCGGCGACATCGTCGTCCTCGCGGTCCCCTACCCCGCCGTGGCCGACGTCATCGCCCAGCGCGGAGAGAGCCTCGCCGGCAAGGTCGTCGTCGACATCACCAACCCGCTGAACTTCGAGACCTTCGACGCGCTCGTCGTCCCCGCTGACAGCTCCGCTGCCGCCCAGATCGCCGCCGCGCTCCCCCAGTCGCGCGTGCTGAAGGCCTTCAACACGACCTTCGCCGGCACCCTCGCGGCCGGCACCGTCGGCCCGATCCCGACCACCGTCCTGATCGCCGGCGACGACGCCGACGCCAAGTCGGAGCTCGCCGGGGTCATCACCTCCGGTGGCCTGAAGGCCGTCGACGCCGGCGCCCTGTCTCGGGCCCGCGAGCTCGAGGCGCTCGGCTTCCTGCAGCTCACCCTCGCCGTCGGCGAGAAGGTGTCCTGGACCGGCGGCCTCGGCGTCGTCGCCTGA
- a CDS encoding helix-turn-helix transcriptional regulator, whose amino-acid sequence MSVSPARLAVIGTNDITRHGIAALVAEHPGRAVLVPFPTGPGDPEPEVIVYDAIGLLEGDTGELDRLVKETLAAVVVLARDLRPDLAARALARGADGCVSLEADAAHFLAVVEAAAAGQLEGDFIPSGELGGTYARLGDHSTLTGREVEMLGLITLGLSNAEIAERCYLSINSVKTYIRGAYRKIGAADRSQAVQWALRHGFAPRGGTSPN is encoded by the coding sequence ATGTCCGTCAGTCCCGCCAGACTGGCCGTCATCGGAACCAACGACATCACCCGTCACGGCATCGCCGCCCTGGTCGCTGAGCACCCGGGGCGTGCCGTCCTGGTTCCCTTCCCCACCGGGCCCGGCGACCCCGAGCCCGAGGTCATCGTGTACGACGCCATCGGCCTGCTCGAGGGCGACACCGGCGAGCTCGACCGGCTCGTCAAGGAGACCCTCGCGGCGGTGGTCGTCCTGGCCCGTGACCTGCGACCCGACCTCGCCGCCCGGGCGCTCGCCCGCGGGGCTGACGGGTGCGTCTCGCTGGAGGCGGACGCCGCCCACTTCCTGGCCGTCGTCGAGGCGGCTGCCGCCGGTCAGCTGGAGGGTGACTTCATCCCCAGCGGGGAGCTGGGCGGCACCTACGCACGCCTGGGTGACCACAGCACCCTCACCGGGCGGGAGGTCGAGATGCTGGGTCTCATCACCCTCGGGCTCAGCAACGCCGAGATCGCCGAGCGCTGCTACCTCAGCATCAACTCGGTGAAGACCTACATCCGGGGCGCCTACCGCAAGATCGGGGCAGCAGACCGGTCGCAGGCGGTCCAGTGGGCACTCCGGCACGGCTTCGCACCGCGGGGCGGGACGAGTCCCAACTGA
- a CDS encoding cupin domain-containing protein, whose translation MPSASKLTTPVAVDLPQIEGRYADLGGYTVGFETFPQDVDPAPLFAGLPDDRCPCPHWGVVQSGQVTFRWTDHEETYGAGDAYYAGPGHVPLLSGGTSIVEFSPTDLLGETMAAVERNLATAGSGA comes from the coding sequence ATGCCCAGTGCCAGCAAGCTGACGACCCCGGTGGCCGTCGACCTCCCCCAGATCGAGGGCCGGTACGCCGACCTCGGCGGCTACACCGTCGGTTTCGAGACCTTCCCGCAGGACGTCGACCCGGCGCCGCTCTTCGCCGGGCTGCCGGACGACCGCTGCCCGTGCCCGCACTGGGGCGTCGTGCAGTCCGGCCAGGTCACGTTCCGGTGGACCGACCACGAGGAGACCTACGGGGCCGGGGACGCCTACTACGCCGGGCCGGGGCACGTGCCGCTCCTCTCGGGCGGCACCAGCATCGTCGAGTTCAGCCCGACCGACCTCCTCGGCGAGACGATGGCGGCCGTCGAGCGGAACCTCGCTACCGCAGGATCCGGTGCGTGA